CGCGTGTAGCGCGTTGATATTTACATTTGAACATAGTGCTTATTGGTTGACCGCTTTTTTTGTTGCAAGACAACTAGGGGGGATGCTGTTTAGTCCCTTGGCAGGCATATTGGCTGATCGAATGGACAGAAGGCGAACCATGATCGCAAGCGACATGGGGGCAGGTCTTGCTATTTTGGCCATCGCTTTTTATCCGACGCCGTATGTATTAATCGCAGCGGCTTTTCTCAATGGAATGCTGTATACGCTATTTCACATTAGCTTTCAGGCATCCCTGCCACAAATATTTGGGAGTGAGCAACTGCTCCAAATCAATGGATTAAAGGTCAGGCTGGAGTCATTGGTAGGCATCATGGGCTTCATGCTGGGAGGATGGCTGACAGATCACTCTGGTTATACAATGGTGATCGCTTTGGATGCCGCCAGCTTTCTTTTCTCTGCGTGGATTCTAACGAAACTTTGCTGGGAGGAGAAGGGGAACACGGCGCTTGCTACGTCATCTGATGCGGATATCAGAGGAAAAGCAGCGAACGGCTTTCGTGTCACCCTTCGCTACTTGCGGGAAACACCGGTGCTTCTGACGATTAGCCTGCTAGCTTTTCCCGTATCGCTCAGTACGTCTGCGTATAATTACGGGCTGCCTTTTTTGGCGGATCAATTGCGTGGTAGTGATGCTACCCTGCACGGATTGATGTGGACCGCGATGAGCGTCGGGGGCTTGATTGGCTCCTATGTGGCTGCTCGTTTGCGGGTAAAGCTGGTGAATGGGATGCTCGCTACTTATGCTGTTTTTTCTGTGGGGATTGTAGGGGCATTCGCGGCAAACCATGCTGTGTCTGTGCTATTGCTTTTGGTTTTCGCGGGTCTATTTTCTGGGGCAGCACAGGTGTATGAGAGCACACTTTTGCAACAAGCCCAAAATGATCTACGCGGCAAAGTGATGGGAGTGCAGGGGCTCTTGAGTAGAAGTGGGTACTTCGCTGGTTTTCTCATGGCTCCATTTTTGGCGGGTGCCTTCACTTTATTTGGGATGCTGGTCTTTGCCCAATTGATGTTTGTCGCAGGGCTGGTTGGATTTTGCTTGTATCTCGTTTTTTCTCTCCAAAAATAGAAATTAGCCTCCCATATACACGTAGTCTTTTTTCCACCTTCTAACCATAGGATTTACCAGTTGGGAGGTGTCGGGATTGGCCTTATTTCGACCCCGTCGGCGTTGGAGAAACCCGCTTTCACGTACGAAAGCGTTTTTGATCGCGTTGGTTATCTTTTTTGTTTTGACGATACAGACCCTTGTGTTTTTGCAAAATCGATTGGAGCCTACTCTCTTGATCCTGGCGACGCAAAAAGCTGAGCAATTGGCAAAAGAAGCGATAACAGATGCCGTAACCAAGCGGATTTCGCAGCAAGGCGTCGACTTCAATCAGATTGTCAAAATTGAGAAGAACAACAAGGGGCAGATTCAGGCATATCAGTTCAACTTCAAGGAATATGCGAGAATCGTGGGCGAAACAACAGCGAGAGTCCAGAACAAGCTCCAAGAGTTTGAGCAAGAAAAAGTTGACCGAACGATCCCGCTTGGTTTGGCAACTGGGAACTCCTTTTTGGCGTCGATGGGGCCGAAATTGCCAGTGACTTTCGTGCCCATTGGTTCGGTCAAGACCAAGCTGGAAACAGAGCTGAAGGAAGCAGGCATCAATATGGTGCTGGCGACGGTTTATATTTTCGTGGAGGTCGACCTGCGCATCGTCATCCCTTTTGCGACTGAGCAGCAGACGGTCACGACGAAAATCCCGATTACCCACTCCTTGATCATTGGAGATGTACCGACCTATTTGTACAACAACCCGGAAGGCAAGCCGGATGTGCCGCGGATCCCTGGGGATACACCGAACAGCACTCCTTAATCGCGGAATAGGAAAAGCGGCAGCTCTTGGCTGTCGCTTTTTTGTGTGCACCCAACAGGGATTGTCAGCGCAAATCTAGACTTGTATGATACAGGTAAAATCCTTCGAGAATAAGCTTGAGGAGGAAATTGGATGAATTTCGCTAAGATAGTTGAGGGTATATGGGGAAAGAATTGGTCTTGTTCAGAGGATATGGAACAAGATATAGAGTGTGATACGGCTCTCTTAGATCATAGTCACCTTGTGGCGGAACGTTTCCCACAAAAAAGTTTTAATCTGGATAGATTCCCCTTGCAAATTAAAAATCAAACTGTGTTTGAACAGGTAAATATCTTTTTTGATAGGACGGATGATAATCCTACCCTAATTTCCTATCTAAGAGAAGAAGAGAAATTTAAACAGGTATTCCGTAAACTTTGGGCATACAATTCAGTTTGGATTGAAACAACATTACCTAATGTAAACGTGGAAATGGCAGCAAATGCTCTAGATAGTGAGAATAAAAAAATAAGGGTTAAAGAAATTCATTTACAATTGAAAGCATCTGGTAGTAAGAGCATGAAAATAAATCATCTACATGATTTTGAATTATTCCTTGAGTTAGGGCTTCGTGAGAAAGTCTCTACCGTGTTTGTATTTGAAGATATGAAGATTTGTGTATGGTCAAATTTTGATTTTACGTTACCTTTGTATTCGGATGATGATAAATACACGGAGCTACTCCAAAGGATTTGTACTACGGAGGGAATATATTTGCGCTCATTAACGGATTGATCATAGCTGGAAATGGGCAGCGAACGCTAAGAGCCGCCGAAAAAGCGACAGCGCACTGCTGTTGCTTTTTGTCGTGCGAGTAAACTGAATATGACGCAACCACCGTGGACTCAACAAATTCAAAGTCTGGAGGAAGAACTTGGCGTGAAGCTGTTGGAGAGGAACAAGAGACAGGTTCGTTTTACGGTAGCAGGCACGATGCTGGTTAACACCATAAAGGGATTTCGAGAGGTTTTCCCGTGGTGGAGCGGTCTCTATATAGAAATGACATCTACCGAGCAACGGAAAGCTTTAGAGGATGGGAAAATGGATGTTGGCTTCCTTCGCGTGGCAGAACCGTCTATCCATATCACTTCGCCTTATGCCCTTGACCCAGTTGGTTCCGTGAAAGATGTCCTAATTAGGGGATGAAACCTTTTCAATATCGGTTGATTGAGTTTACACAAAAATCTTGACAGACCCTTAATTTCTAATCTGAATTATCCTTTGAAACAACCCATTTTAAGCTTGGATCTTCAAACATTTTTTTAAAATTATTTTGATTCACGATCTTATAATCACCCTCTTTACTAATCATCACATAATTTTTATCAACGAATACTGCCATGCTCAACTTTTCTACTCCATTAACATATATTCGTACTCTATAGTCACCATCTATCTCTGTAAAATTCTCTTTTTTCAGTTCCACAACTGATAATTCATTCAAAATTTTATCTACCATTTCCTTATTTGTAACGGAAACTCTTGCACTATCAGATTCTCTACGAATGTCAATACGAACTTCATCATTTTTCGTGATCTGATTTAATGCCTTTTCATTAAGAGATGTATATTTCATCCTATCAAATGCATAAAAAAGACCAGCAATCACAATAATTAAAACTACAGTCAAAATTATTCTCTTTTTATTCAAAATTGAGACACCCTTCCCAAAATATACTTATACTCGATTCCACAAAGTTCAATCAAGACTATATTCCTATAAAAATGTAAAAATTTCAAACTATATCCAATGATGAATTTTTATGAAACGTTTACGTATACTTTCCCGCCTCATGACATGAGGCTCCTCGATGACCTTTGCCCAAGAAGCTGAAAAGCCCCTTGAGAACCGCGTTCTTCGTCAAGTTAAATTGAGAAGTGTCTTTTGAGCAACTACAAGCGGTCCTTTTTGTGTTTTTTAACTTAGATTTGGAGTAGGGGTTGTTTGAAAAACGGTAGACCTCTTTGTTAAATTATGCATGATTGCATAATTTAACAAATTTTGCATAGGTAACTATTACCAAATCGTTATGTCTGTGTTATCATATAAAAAATTATAAACGATAAATTTTTTTAGGGGGCTTTGTATGTCTACGCAAATCGGAGATTTACTCCATGCCTACCGACGACGGGAAAATATATCGTTGAATGAGCTTGCAGAGCGTACAGACATGAGCAAGACAGCACTTTCCAAGATCGAATCAGGGGAGACAAAGCAACCAGGGTTTTCCCAATGGAAGAGGATTGCAAGCGTCATCAAAATCCCGTCAGTCGACGTAATCACCGCATATCTGGAAAACACGGAAAGACCTGCGACACTTCAATTACTGCTGAAAGAGGCTCTGGCTCTCGACAGCAAACAGCTAGTACAGCGGACTGCTCAGAAGCTACTGGACACACCGAAACTGGACACATTCCACGGGTTGGACTATCTCCTACGGGTGGCGAACGAGGCAGAGGATCAGAGTGCTAAACTGGCCTTGTACGACGTGCTGATCGACTTCACACGAAAGCGCGGCATACCATTCTATCTAGCAAAGGGACTCTACGAGCGCTATATGCTCGAAAGGGACGACTTTTCACGGTTTGAGGAAACCTACCGCAGAGGAAAGGAATTGCTGCACTACGTCGACCAACTACAGCCACCTGATCGCCTTGACTACTATTACCGGATGGGTGCTCACGCCTACATACTCGAATACTACGGTGAGAGTGTCGAACTATGCGGAAAGGCTATCAGCGAGGATGGAAACAAAGACAGCAAGCAAAAAGCGTCAGCTCTGATCTCGATGGGGAGCGCATACTTGCGACTGGAATATCCTATTTTGGCAGAATACTATCTGGAATTGTACGAAGAAAGTGAATACGCTGATTTTAGGAAAACGCATTTAAGAGCGCTGTTACACGCGAAAAAGGGAGAGTACGCACACGCAGTTGCGCTGTACACAGAATGCTTACAAGAAGCGAAGCCCGGTAGTCGAATTACGATTGCGAGCGATCTCCTCGATGTGTACCTTGAAGCAGAGCAGAGCGACGCAATTCAAGAGCTGATCGCCGCTGAACACACGTTTTTGACGATAGACTCCCATCCTAACAGGATTAAACATGCAGCTAGGTACTACAAGCGAAAAGGCATGTGCTTACTCTCAATAGGACAGGCAGACGCGGGAATAGACAGCCTCATGCAAAGTCTTCGCTTCTACCGTCAAATCGGCGCATTAGAAAAGGTGATAGGTGTTCTCGGCGTACTTTTCGGGTATCACCGAGAAATTGAATCGTCCTTGTCTTTAGAAAATATGGAAAAAATTATGGAAGTCTGCCATAATTAAAGATAACAAATAGGAGGTGCTGTCTATGAAAAAATGGCTATCAGGACTTATGGTTTTTGCTTTTATCTTTACCCTCAGTAACGTGCATGGCGCTTCTCAGAACGTTGACCCAGACTGGAAAAGAGTCATTATTGCAACCGTAGACCCCGATTGGTAGGGCGTAGTGCTTGTTAATGAATAAAGGGAACCTGATCATATGGTATGGGGCCGAACCGAACTGGTAAAAACCAATTTTTAGGGGAGCGTATAAATGAATGTATAAAAAGGCTACGTTTGTCCTCGCTGGCATCGGTGCGCTGCTGCTAGTCGGAAATAGCGCAGCGGCAAAAATCACTGAGGCTGAATCCTATGTTACTATCAAAAGTGCGACAAAAGAGGATTCACGGTACGATATAACGCCACAACGTTGAACAACGTCTCAAACGCTTCTATTTACAACTGAGGCTCGCTTGTATAGGGGCGATATAGTGGTAAAAGCCGCCAAAACATTCGAAAACATTTTAATCCAACGAGCTAATGAAATCTCTCACGATACGGGTATCGATCTGTCCGAATACTCTCTAATCGATAAACAAAAGGTTTTTGAAATGGACAGCGAGCTATTCGAAGGGGGACACGAGCTGACCCGAGCCAGCAGTCTTCAAGTAGGGGACTCAATGCCTCAAATCCATCTACATGAGTCAGGCGAAAGTCTGTACGTACTGAGACAGTACGCAGATGGGACGAACATGGCTGTAGAGTTCGTGTTGGAAAATGGCAAGTGGGAAAAGCAGTAACCACGAGGGGCGGCGAAAGCTGCTCTTTTTTATTGGACTTGACGGGGTAGCACCAGCAAAACGGGGATAAACACCGTTAAAGGATGTGGACAGCTAAAAAACCCATTTCTGGATGTGATGGAAGAAACGACATCTTAGCCCGTTTTCCTATATATTCGGATGATGATAAATACACGGAGCTACTCCAAAGGATGTGTACTACGGAGGGAATATATTTGCGCTCATTAACGGATTGATCATAGCTGGAAATCGGCATTGAACGCTAGGTGCCGCCGACAAGCTCACCATGATGACTGAATAGAAAAAGAGGCAGCGTACTGCTTGTCGTTTTTTGTCGTGAAGGAACAGAGAAGGTTTGACACGAATACGATTCATGAGCAAATCAAAACATGTACGCAGGCTTGTGCTGTTGTTTTGTGAAAATATAGTTATAGACTAGAAAATAAAGTAATAGCCTATGTACCCAGTGTCATACAATACACCAGAAATTGCATAATGTTGTGACAGATAGAGATGGGGGGGCCACTCACTGGCTGCGTTACTGTATACAAAAAGCCGATTGCATAAGCAATCGGCTGAGAGAAACTTTTCGCGTGTCGTGAAGACTAAAAACTCATAGGTGGTGGATCGTACCATGACACAAGTGATTGTAGTTCTGATTATATGTACTTTTGTAGCCCTGATTGCCCGAATTATTTTTCGATCAATCAAGGAGAAAAGACTTCCAAATCCACCTAACTATACCCCTTACGATGATGTAATGTCTGGAAAAGTACGCTCGGATGAAACCCGTGAAACAAATAAGAAAAACTAGACGGGTTTCCACTTTCACTTATTCAATCGATTGAAGATGATTTTGTTAATGTTTTTTCCCACTTCTCGCTCAAAAGCCTCTCGTCTAAAACCTATTTTTACTAGGCAGCTCAACCGATAAAAAATAAACAGCGCTACAACGTGCGCTGTCAGTCTACTACTTTATTTTTTTGAGA
The window above is part of the Brevibacillus antibioticus genome. Proteins encoded here:
- a CDS encoding MFS transporter; translation: MNKKWFLYVNALSSLGSRMNLIACSALIFTFEHSAYWLTAFFVARQLGGMLFSPLAGILADRMDRRRTMIASDMGAGLAILAIAFYPTPYVLIAAAFLNGMLYTLFHISFQASLPQIFGSEQLLQINGLKVRLESLVGIMGFMLGGWLTDHSGYTMVIALDAASFLFSAWILTKLCWEEKGNTALATSSDADIRGKAANGFRVTLRYLRETPVLLTISLLAFPVSLSTSAYNYGLPFLADQLRGSDATLHGLMWTAMSVGGLIGSYVAARLRVKLVNGMLATYAVFSVGIVGAFAANHAVSVLLLLVFAGLFSGAAQVYESTLLQQAQNDLRGKVMGVQGLLSRSGYFAGFLMAPFLAGAFTLFGMLVFAQLMFVAGLVGFCLYLVFSLQK
- the yunB gene encoding sporulation protein YunB, whose translation is MSGLALFRPRRRWRNPLSRTKAFLIALVIFFVLTIQTLVFLQNRLEPTLLILATQKAEQLAKEAITDAVTKRISQQGVDFNQIVKIEKNNKGQIQAYQFNFKEYARIVGETTARVQNKLQEFEQEKVDRTIPLGLATGNSFLASMGPKLPVTFVPIGSVKTKLETELKEAGINMVLATVYIFVEVDLRIVIPFATEQQTVTTKIPITHSLIIGDVPTYLYNNPEGKPDVPRIPGDTPNSTP
- a CDS encoding LysR family transcriptional regulator, with the translated sequence MTQPPWTQQIQSLEEELGVKLLERNKRQVRFTVAGTMLVNTIKGFREVFPWWSGLYIEMTSTEQRKALEDGKMDVGFLRVAEPSIHITSPYALDPVGSVKDVLIRG
- a CDS encoding helix-turn-helix domain-containing protein; protein product: MSTQIGDLLHAYRRRENISLNELAERTDMSKTALSKIESGETKQPGFSQWKRIASVIKIPSVDVITAYLENTERPATLQLLLKEALALDSKQLVQRTAQKLLDTPKLDTFHGLDYLLRVANEAEDQSAKLALYDVLIDFTRKRGIPFYLAKGLYERYMLERDDFSRFEETYRRGKELLHYVDQLQPPDRLDYYYRMGAHAYILEYYGESVELCGKAISEDGNKDSKQKASALISMGSAYLRLEYPILAEYYLELYEESEYADFRKTHLRALLHAKKGEYAHAVALYTECLQEAKPGSRITIASDLLDVYLEAEQSDAIQELIAAEHTFLTIDSHPNRIKHAARYYKRKGMCLLSIGQADAGIDSLMQSLRFYRQIGALEKVIGVLGVLFGYHREIESSLSLENMEKIMEVCHN